accacagaaggGTGTGTTCTCCCACCCACTCGCTTTCCCTGACAGGGAAGAGCTGTGGCAGTATCACATTcactgaggtggggaggggagagagctgTAGAGAGGTGCTTGGATGGCCATTATGGGATGTCTCCTGAgggcccccagccctggcagTAAGTCTGGGCACACCTGCCCTACCTCCTGGCTGATTCCCATCTTGTTCCACCCCAGATCCAGGACTGAGCTCTTGGCACCATGAACCCTACCATCGGCATCGCCCTCCTGCTGACAGGTATCGGGCAAGGGATAGGGCTGGGATTCCAAGCTCCCTGGctgctttcttttcagaaaagctAGCTTCTTCCTGAAGAACTCAGAAGGTGTAGGTGACTAAGGGAGAGAGGGCTTCTTTTATCCCTAAGACAGCTGAGCAACCTAGTTGGTTTTCTGACCACCTGGGACCATTTCTAGAAACACAGTTCACTAAGTCAGCCCCATACTGAGTTGGAATCTGCAAATGCAGATCAAGATGTAGTGTCAGCTCCCCCAAGATCTCCTGCCCCTGGAACACACTGGCGGGACCCCAGGATAGAACAGAGGGAGATGGGCTGGAAACTGCAGAAGGGAAGGTACACTGGCCCTCAGGGACCCCTTGGGCAGGGAGAGGCACTCGGCAGCAGACCCTTGTGCCCTCCCTGGTCAGACCTTCCTCTGCTGTGAATGTGGGTGGGAGGCCTCCTGCTCTATAGGTCCTCCCCAGCTTGGAGGGGGGCAGTGCTGGTTCCAGTCTTACAGGTGGCCCATGGGCAGAAGGTGACCAGCCTGACAGCCTGCCTGGTGAACCAGAGCCTTCGTCTAGACTGCCATCATGAGAATACCACCACCACGCCCATGCAATACGAGTTCAGCCTGACCCGTGATACAAAGAAGTGGGTGCTCTCTGGCTCCAATGGGgtcaccaggccagaatacagctCCCGAACCAAATTCCTCAGCAAGTACAACCTCAAGGTCCTCTACCTGTCCAACTTCACCACCAAGGATGAGGGGGTCTACACGTGTGAACTCCGCCTCTCTGGCCCGAATCCCACCGTCTCCAACAAGGATGTCTCTGTGTTCAGAGGTGAGGCAAGCCCCCAGCAAGATCAGGTAGGCAGGCAGAGGCAAGCTGGGGAGGAATGGGCCAGCTGGGGCACCAGGCAGGCCTCTTGGCGGGACCGCAGAGAAGAGTAGCACCGTAACCTCTCTCCCCTGTCCCCTACGGCCGCCTGTGCCCAGGGGAATCACTACCCCCAGCCTGAATGGGGGAAGGGCTAAGGGGACAGTCAGACAGGTGGAGTAGTGTGGTGGATGCTTCCCCTATGAGCGTGGGCAAATCACTGGGCCTCCCCAAACCTCCTTCTCCCCGCCTGGAAAACAGGATGGCTCTAGCTACCTCACCCGCAGTTTTCTTGTGATGATATGTGTTCAAGGgctcaggagagaaaaaaaaaaagatgaaagtgttgatcactcagtcgtgtccgactctttgtgacctcatggactgtagcccactgggctctgtccgtgaaattctgcaggcaagaatactggactgggttgccattcccttctccaggggatcttcccaacccaggcatgacaatctgggtctcctgcattgcaggcagattctttaccaccagggaagcccttcaagggCTCCGGAACCTGCAAATGGGAAAGATGGTTGGTTCAACCAGGTTGGCCCTGGTTGCAGCCAAGACGCCATGGCGCCAGCCTCCCCAGGGGAAAGCACCCTTGCTCTGGGTCCGGCCCCTCTCCATTCCCGCCCTGCCTGTCCGCCCCATTCTCTCGCCACAGATAAACTGGTCAGGTGTGGGGGCATAAGCCTGCTGATCCAGAACACCtcgtggctgctgctgctgctgctctcgCTGCCTCTCCTGCAGGCCATGGACTTCATCTCCCTCTGACGGCTCGGGCCCGCGGAGCACACAGGAAGCCACAAGGCCCAGCCCAGAGACCCTGCTTCTCTGAGTCGGCTAACCCCCTTCCCCACAACCCCTCACACACCTTGGGGAGCGATGGGGACCCCTCCCCTCCTAAGGGATTCCAGTGCTGCATGCCATTCCCTCCCCTCCGCCAGTGCCACCTCACACCCCCTCTGCCTGCCACTGGCTACTTGTACTGTTTGTTCCAGAGCTGCTTCCGTCTGGTTTATATTTAGGGCTTAACCTTCCTTTTCTTGGGGGCGTTTGTGAACGGGGAAGCCAGGGTTGGAGACCTGATGGAGAGtgaggggatgggaggggtggAAGGATGGAGGGGTATCAGTCCCTGGAGGCCGCCATCCTTGCCCGCGGGGACCTGAGGCCTGGGAGAGCCCTGCATGAGGAGGGGGAGGGTGTGTCTGGCCCGAGCAGCGGGATGGCACCTGAAGGCCCCGGATGTGGGGGCACCGCCTAGCGTGGCCCATCGCATGTGGGGAACACCGAGCGTCACCACGAGCACTTTCTGCCACAGAAGAATGCCATCTTCTTACCCTGCCGAGGGGCCCTGGGCCCAGGGTTTGGTCCAGTGACGATGCCGATTGTGTAGGAAGCAGTGCTGATGGGTTGGAGGCAGGTGGAGGGTGCATCACCCTCCCCCACCACAGAGGAAGCTACAGCTGGGAATCCAGTGTCTCTCACTGGCCCGACCAGCAGCCGGGAAGGTGGCAGAGGAGGACAAGGCCCCTCCCGGGCTTATCCCAAGGTCCTATGAGCTTCCAGAACTCAGGCCTGCTGGAGGCCCTGATGGAGACCCACGGAGTTTGGCCCCAGTGTTTCTCCGGGAggctcttcccctctcccccagcagtGCCTGAGCCTTCTGACAGCCCCCTGCCCCTTAGGCCTGCCTTCTCAGGGACCTCCGGGGGGGCCTGAGGCAGGCCATGGGGTGAGACCCTTGAGTGGGACCTATCTCGAGCAATGGCTTTTCCCAGCACCCAGCTCCCCACCCGGCGGCTCTGCCATGTCTCGTGACCATGTGTAGTGCCAGCACAGCTTATGGCATCTCGTTGAGGAAAAAGAATACTGTATAATAAAACCAAGCCTCTGGAATCTTCCCACCTGTGGGTCTCTGCTTTGCTCCTCTCTCCAGGCCTGCCCGCCCCCCTCCCTTAGCCAAGAGGTCCATCCCCTGCCtcttgtcccccccccccccaccgccaccccctcCAGCAGCCCTTCCTCTCCCCGCTGCCTCCAGGGGTGGACCTCTGCACGCCTGGCTTCTCAACCATTCTACCACCACACGTTTGCCCAAATAAAGGATGACTCCCTCTGTGTGGACTCACCTGCCCACAACACCCTGGGGGCCAAGCCACATGGCAGTGCTTCCAGGACAGGCTAATGAGCACCAGGGTGCGGAGTCTGCCTTTCTCAGATGGGGCTGTTCTCAGAAATGCCCCATCAGGTTACATCTGCTACGTGGGAGCTGCCCTCATCCACCAGGGTGTGAGGACAAGCGTAAGTCCAGCATGGCCATAGAGAGCGCTGGGATGGGGAGACAACACAGGCCCATCCCAGGCTCCCTCCCCTAAAATCACTGAGTAAAACGCCAACAGCACTCCCTGGCATCAGGGGTTAGAACAGCACCGCAGGGTGGCTCTGGGTCCCAGTGGCTGGCAGAGTGACACAGCTCCCAGACATCCTTCCATGCTCTGCCAGGGCATCTGGGGGAGGAGAGTGGTGACTACCCAGAATCTGACTCATCTGATATTTAGTGCTGAGTAGGATGATTTTTCTGAGCTTTTGCTTAAAGGCCTAGGATCTAAATTCACACCACCAACTCCCAAGCCCCTAGTGGCCGGGTTAGAAGAGagcaagagaagcccccaagATAAGAAACTGTGTGGCCAACAAGAAACAGAGGCCTACCCATCCCCACGTGGCCTGTCAGACATTCAGTACAGGGTGCCCAGCCTGGGCACGGGTCCCTTTTGCTTTGCTTGGTGGTGGTTTCGTCcctaagtcatgaccaactcttgcaaccccatggactgtagcccgccagcctcctccatccatgggattcacccggcaagaatattggagtgggttgccatttccttctccaggggatcttctcgacccagggatcgaacccaggtctcctgcattgcaggcagattctttaccattgagccaaaAGAGCCTTTAGAAGGGGAAGGGAATTCAAATGCTACACTCGGGGTAGTAAGAGTTCAAGTTGGAAGGAACTTCCAGGAAGGAACTGGGAAGCCAAGCCTCGACTGTGAGAAGCCATGAGACCTTGGCACCTGCATGAGCCCCCGTGGGGTCTTTGTCACCCTGGCACTGTCCCCCTCAAGAGTTTAGTGCCCCACCCCACAAGGGTCCCTCCACCGCCGTGGGGCGGAGCAGGAGAAGGAGAGCCCAAGGCCCACAGTGAGTGGGGTTAGCTTCAGAAGATGCAGAGGCCATCTGAGGGCCAGGGGCTCCCAGAaggcagagatggagaagagagGAACAGGCCTGGGCCTGAGAAGGGGCTCAACGACTTAAAAGTCAGAGCTGTCAGGCCTCACAGCACAAGCCGACCCGCAAAGACTGTGGGCCGGGGCTGCGGTGGGCTCTCAGAGGCAGGCCACGATGGCAGTCAGCTCCTCTCGGGTCAAGGCAGGAGAGCCTGAAGGCACTGCGACACGTCCACGGTGACTTGGCTAATAACAAAAAGGggtagttagggactttgggaaggtcgtgtaaacactgctgtattttaaatggataaccaacaaggacctattgtatggaattctgctcagtgttatgtggcagcctggatgggaggggagtttgggggagaataggtACAGGCATATGgatgctaagtcccttcactgttcacctgaaactaccactacattgttaattggctataccccaattcaaaatttaaagtttaaaatttggggggggggaggagagggctAGGCCCCAGCCATCCCTGGTTCCTGCACAGATGCCCAGAACTCACCCCACCAAGCCCCTTCCCactcctcctcacccctcccccacacccccctcGGCTGTCTAGGTCCCTCCCCTAGGGCACAGAATGCTTGCtcaatggaaacagaaagaagctCCTCTGCACACCTCCGTCACTGAGACAGAGGAACATCTGAACATCGGTGTGAGGGTCTTCCCAACACCCAGGTGCTCCCTCATGAAGGGCAAGGGGATCACCATGGGGAGACGCAGGGACTCTCACTGGCCAACCAATAAATGTACCCGGCATCCAGGGGACCCATGACATGCGTCCTCCAGCCACCCTACCccccctgcccaccaccaccaGCGCGATGTTCCTGTCCTATGTCTGCAACTCCCATGTTGTGATGAGCAGGTTTCTCTACATGTGAAGCAAGCAAGTCCCACGTTAGGAGTCAACCACTTTCTCATCTATCATTAAGGAATCTGTGGGGCTGGAGTCCTGAGTTCTGGCAAAGCGCGACAAAGGTCCTCCCTCCTGCTAATCCAGCAAGGATTCAGGACAATGGTGGGACTGCCTCCTGCCCAGGGCTCTCAGGGCCCAAATATGCCCACCCCTCGAGAGGATCATGTCCTGTGAAGACTCCCAGAAGGAtttccctggtcgctcagtggtaagagaatctgcctgccaatacaggggactgGGATtcaatccccagtctgggaagattccacatgacgaGGGGCAgttaagcctgtgcgccacaactactaagcctgcgctctagagccctggagctgcaactactgcGGCCTcgagcccgtgttctgcaacgAGAGACGCCACCGAGATGAGAAGTTCACCCACAGCAACTACAGAGCAGCCctcgctcaccgcaactagagaaagcccactgcACACAGCagcaaaaacccagcacaggcaaaaattaaaaaaaaaaaaagactcttgggAGGCATCTTTGCCCGGCAGAGGGAAGACCTGTGGACAGGGAAAGTATGGAAATGGGCACATGCTGGGGAGGGCAGAGTAGAACCAACAGGAGAGTTCTGCAGAAGCCAAGTGTGGCTCCACCCTGCAAGGGCCACTGGTGGCCGGCCTGGCCCAGCAGCAGAGGTGGGAGTGCCTGGCAGTGGGCATGGTCAGAGGAGGTCATTCAAGTAGCCTCTGGTATTCAGTGGAAACCTGAGCTAGAAGATCCCAGTCACTTCACCCTTCAATGCCTCACTTCTCTGATTTCCAAAGTAAGATGGAGgaaactccctggtggtccagtggattcCACACCCCCCActgcagggaactaagatcctgcaagctttgcagcgcagccaaaaataaaacaaaaaataaaatcagatggtAGCACTGGAACATTTATTTGTACAACAAATGTTAAGTACCTAGCTGTGCGAAGAGGTAAAAGACACAGCCCCTGGCTCAAGGAATCTACAGCCCAGTAAGAAGTCAGAATTGATTTCAATACAGTGATTGTTGCTAGGAGGCAGCAAAGCTGTGGCAGATTGCTTAGTGGTGTCCCAACATGCATTCTCCTCTACTTTCTCAGCAATAGAACCCACAAATTTGAACTAGAATAAAGACTACATTTGATCAGAATAAAGACTACATTTCTCAGCTCCCTTGTAGCAAGATGTGCACATATGGCTAAGTTCTGTCCAATGGAACATTAACACAAAATAATGAGTATAATttctatgtatgtgtgttcagtcactcagtcatgtctgactctacgaccccatggactgtagcctgccaaacttctctgtccatggaattttccaggcaagaatacgggagtgagcTGCAAtattcttctccaagggattgtctcaacccaggaatcgaactcgtgtctcctgcactgcaagcagagaaGTGCTCTTAAAGGGAGAATGTGTACTTTTCAACCCTTTTCATCTTCATGCTGGCTGAAATGTGGAGTTGATGGCTAGAACTGGAGCAGCCATCTTGGAGTGCAAGATAGAAGTTGTATACTACGCTTGGATTCCTAATGATGGTAGGGCCATCAGAGAAGCCATGGAATACTGTGTTAGAGCAACTGTTACTTGGAATTTCTGCACTCACAACTGAACCAAAATGTACCCTTAAAAAGAAGTTGCTATTTAACACAACTTAATTATAtgcttaaaaatagttaagatagtaaattttatatatatatatttttttaccaccaaaaaatacagaagcaaattcagagagacaaagtaaaatgatggttgccagaggttgaggggaggggggaggagggatggggagtCATTATTTAacgggtacagagtttcagttctcAAGATGAAAAGCATTCCGGAGATTGATGATGGCAGTTTCACAATAATGGGAGTGTACTTAACGCTACCAaactgttttatgtatttttttttttcctgtatttctttttttttttttttttttttttattagttggaggctaattactttacatcattacagtagtttttgttatacattgatatgaattagccatggattttgttttatgtattttaacacaatttttttttaagtaaacaaggGAACTTTCTGCTGTGTTTATGTGAGCACTTACATTTGTAAAATGCATTTTAGAGTCTTAACTGTGTCAGGAAGTAAAAAGGTCAGACAGTGGACAGATTACAATAGAAAGAGGAGGTACAGGGGGCCAAAAGCTGACAGGCCAGCGGGCTGGAAGGAGCATCCACGTGGTTGTTGAAATCATGGAGAATGATGAGACACAGTGGGCAGGAAGCCACTGAGCCAGGAGGCAGCAGTGACCTGGGGCCAGCAGGTGGCAGCAGTGAGGAAGGCTGGCAACAGGGCACCCAGACGCCAGTAGATTCCTCCACAGGGAGGAAGGCAGCAAGGACACGGCCCCCACCTGTTGTGGGttgaaatgttcagttcagttcagtcgctcagtcatgtctgactctttgtgaccccatgaatcgcagcacgccaggcctccctgtccatcaccaactcccggagtttactcaaactcatgtccatcaagtcggtgatgccattcaaccatatcatcctgtcgtcctcttctcctcctgcccccaatccctcccaccatcagggtcttttccaatgagtcaactcttcgcatgaggtggccaaagtattggagtttcagcttcagcatcagtccttccaatgaacaccccaggactgatctcctttaggatggactggttgaatctccttgcagtccaagggactctcaagagtcttctccaacaccacagttcaaaagcatcaattcttcggtgctcagctttcttcacagtccaactccaacatctatacatgaccactggaaaaaccatagccttgactagatggacctttgttggcaaagtaatgtctctgctttttatatgctatgtaggttggtcataactttccttccaaggaataaccgtcttttaatttcattgctgcaatcaccatctgcagtgattttagggtTGAAGTGTAGCCTCCCCCAAAAAGATACATTCAAGTCCTAATCCCCACGACCCATGAATGAAGCCTTATTTGGAAActgggtctttgcagatgtaatcaagctAAAATGAAGTCATAGGATCATACAGtcataccatggactgtagcccaccaggttcctctgtccatgggatttcccaggcaaaaatactggagtgggttgccattcccttccccaggggatcttcccaacccagggatcctgcattgcagagagattctttacctctgcgccaccagggaagcccataggatTAGAGTGGACCCTAATCCAAAGATTGGTGCCCTATGAGAAAGGGAAATTTGAACATAgaaacaggagacacagagagaagacagccaCGTGAAGATGAAGGAAAGACTGGAGTGGTGCTGCCCCCAGCCAAGGATCACCGGggaccaccagaagctggaagaggccagGAAGGACCCTCCCCCAGAGgcttcagagggagcatggccctggaAGCACCTTAACTTTGGACTTCTGGCCAAAAGTGTAAGtctaaaaaaaaacatttctgttgctttaagagATGGTCATTTGTCCCGGCAGCCCTAGGACACCCAAACCCCACCTCCTGACCCTGAGATGTGTGAGGGATGAAGTAAAAGCAGACTCCAttggaagaggggagggaagctctggagggaagggagatacatacatacacatatatatatatacacacacacacacacacacacacatatatatataattatggctgattcgcattgttgtgtggcagaggccaacacaacatggtaaagcaattatcttccagtttaaaaaaaaaaaagcagattccaCTGAAGGAGGCTTCAAGGGAAACAGTGTCCTCAAGGGACAATGGGTTTCACTGAAGGCCGGCACTCAGACTCTCCGGAGAAGAGGCTGAGAACAACGCAGAGCTTGTCCACCCCAGGGAAGTGTCCGGGGGTGAGAGGCTCCGGGGAGGTGGGGACGGGAACTGGCTCAGGTAAGGAAACGCCACAGAAGAGAAATGCGGAGTTCTCTGGACCGCTGGTGACCCAGCCGGACAGGGAGGACAGGGCCCGAGGCACGCACTGTGGGATGGTGGGCAGTAGTTTAATTATGGCCTGACACTTGGTCCCACTGTCCTGGGCTCTTGGGGTGTCAGCTGCAGCCTTGGCACATTTAGGGCACTGGCGCCTCCTGCTGTGGGGTCTTCTGGGACAGCTCCACCCCCAACACAGGGTGACACAGCCTCTTGGAGCCTCCGTATCCTCTGATAACGACAGCCAGCATCACAGCTCTGGGTTCAGGCTTTGGGCTTTAACGCTTCATGGCTTTCTGCCATCTAGACCCGAgctgtccagtatggtagccCCTAGCCACATGTGGGCATTTAGACATAAACAGGTAACACTTAAGTAAATTAAATTTTCAGTTCCTCAGCCGCAACAGCCACACTTCAAGCGCGCAACAGCACATGTGGCTGGTGATGTTCCCTCCTCACAGAAAGCTCTATTGGACAGAGCTGGACCAGGCCAAGGGCAGGAACCATGGTGGTCTGAACCTCTGCCCTTATGAAGCAGAGCTATTCACCTCAGTCAAACTTGTGGAGAGGAGGAGGGCCTGTAATAGGGACACCCCTCAGCCTTGCTCCCTCAGGTGAGGGTCAGCTCCAGGAATGCTCTGAGCACACCAACCCCTCAGAGCCCAGAACACAGTGTCAGGAGGCCCAGAAAGGGGAAAGCTTCTCCTCCCCGAGAGTCTAAGACCCATCACCCcccattctttactttctgtctcagCACAACTAACAGCGGAAAGTCCACTTCCTTCAGAGGCATGGGCTGGGGTACGCCTCTAACACATGCCAACTCAGTTCATTTGAACATGTCTGTGTTAGCCGGCTGTCTGGGCCCTGAGTAGGCCTGAAGGACGCCCACCACCCACCAGCTCCCTCTCACCCTCTAGCACCTCCTGCCCCCGCTCCCTGGGTCCCTGTCTCACACCTCAGAGATCCTGTACACATACGCTGGGCAGAGACCCAGCCAGGGCACTCGAAACTCAGAGCCAAGGCATACTTTCTCCCCAGCTCCTTCTTAAAAAGCTAGAAGGCCAGAAAACAATTCCCACCTGCCAGATCTAACAACCCTCTCAGTTCAGCGATGGATACTTGCTCCACGTCTAGGAAATTAAAACCTCTTTGTGGTGATTTTCCCAAAGCAAAGAATCAGTCAGCCCCAGTGGGAAGTCTCTCCCTCTCTATAAACTGAAAATGTGCTTGcaactttttcaaaaatatatttattatttttatttgacttcaCCGGGTCTTTAGTTGgagcatatggaatctagttccctgaccagggaacaaacccaggccccctgcattgggagcacagagtcttagccactggactgccaggaaagcccctgtGCTGGCAACTTTTAAAGAATGGTTTTTCCTGCTTCTTCTTACCAAGGTGTCAAAAATCATAGGATCTGATCTCAGGCCGGCACCCTTTATAAAGGATTCTGCAAAGTCGGCTTGGAGACCACAAGGGAATGAGACTGTGGGACCATAGCATTTGGAAATCCTAAAGCTCGGGAGACATGCCTGCAGAAGGCACCGAGCATGAAGAGAAACCCTAACATGTCACCTGCATTGAAACCAACTAGACTGTTGAAACTGCAGGGAAACCCCAAAGAAGTGAAACCACCCAGGGATGacaaatagaaattataatatacatattactGCTAACTTCAGATCTGTAAAATGTTACTGACACTTCCTTTAGTGTGAGTGCTAAATGTTAGCATTTATTTTAgtcaagataaaatatttatcagaCGTTGGATATGTTGCTCAGTCtttctaaacttatttttttttattaaaggtcTTCAACCATAAAAACCTCACATTGTTTTCCTGAAACCTGACCCTCAGGACTGGGAAGAAAATTTTGCCAAACCAGGAGAAATATGAGAATGAAACTCTGGGAACTGCCCTGgcaatctagtggttaagactttgccttccaatgcagggttgAGGGGAgccaaaatcccacatgcctcatagccagaaaactaaaacagaaaacagaaacaatattgtagcaaattcaataacaactttaaaaatggtcaacaccaaaaaaatcttaaaaaaaaaaaaaaaacttggaactAAGAAGCAACAGAGGCAGTAAGAGGGGAACCTGaggggaacaaaagaaaataaaaaagacatggtCCCCACAAGATGCAGTGAATACAGTACgatggtatttttaaatattacttttgttGGCTTCCCTTTACCCCTACAGCCTTACTTTAACCAGCCAAGGTTTTGTGCTCATACCTCAGTAAAAGGACGCGACAGCAAAAACCAGggggcagggcttcccttgtagctaaaGAGGTGGAGAAtccggaagatcccacaagccgcggGGCAGCTAAGTctatgcgccacaactactgagcctgtgccctagagcccaggaaacgcaactactgaagctcacatgccctagagcccatgcttcacaaccagagaagccaccacaaaggGAAGACTGGgctctgcaactagaaaaaagctcacacaacaacgaagacccagcacagtcaaaaataaatacataataaaatttttttttttaaaaaggggggaaaatggGAAGCCAGTTCTGGCCTTTATGCTCCACTAGCCTAGACCCTTCACAAGACAGAAAGGACTCACAGCCTGGAGAGAAGGTGTGAAGATGTCTTGGGTAAAGCCAGGCCTCCCGTTGGCAtgaccaccagcaccacctgcaTACACAAGCCAGAGACAAGcccagagacagaaaaaaaccCAGAGAAGGTTTTGAGATCTGACCACAAGGGGGCCCTGCCACCCAACCAGGGGTAGATTCTAAGATAGAGGACAGGGAGAGAAAGTGACTGCAGAGAGCAGCCTATTTTGGAGAGAGCTGGAACCTTGGAGAGCGTCATGCTTTCTCCTGCTATTCTGGGGCCTGGAATAGGCAGAATAATTCTCGCGTGTCCAAGAGTGATCGAGAGGCAGCAGAGACACATCAGACCTAACGAGGTCACACAAGCAGGAACCAGGCAGCATACATCCCAGTGGACACTTGGGAGGCCatttaatattgggttggccaaaaggttcatttgcgctcttccataacatcttacagaaaaacccaaacaaactttttggccaacccaataacaaGGGCCACTTCCTCCAGGGCTTTAGTAAATATGTATGGGACACCCCTCAGAGTTCAGGCAATCCTTGAAGAAAGGAAGGGCAACTCCATCAACAGACTGAAACTCAGTTGTCCACCACTCCAGTTAAATAGGGGCTG
This sequence is a window from Odocoileus virginianus isolate 20LAN1187 ecotype Illinois chromosome 10, Ovbor_1.2, whole genome shotgun sequence. Protein-coding genes within it:
- the THY1 gene encoding thy-1 membrane glycoprotein isoform X2, yielding MNPTIGIALLLTVLQVAHGQKVTSLTACLVNQSLRLDCHHENTTTTPMQYEFSLTRDTKKWVLSGSNGVTRPEYSSRTKFLSKYNLKVLYLSNFTTKDEGVYTCELRLSGPNPTVSNKDVSVFRDKLVRCGGISLLIQNTSWLLLLLLSLPLLQAMDFISL
- the THY1 gene encoding thy-1 membrane glycoprotein isoform X1, which encodes MNPTIGIALLLTVLVPVLQVAHGQKVTSLTACLVNQSLRLDCHHENTTTTPMQYEFSLTRDTKKWVLSGSNGVTRPEYSSRTKFLSKYNLKVLYLSNFTTKDEGVYTCELRLSGPNPTVSNKDVSVFRDKLVRCGGISLLIQNTSWLLLLLLSLPLLQAMDFISL